Proteins encoded together in one Amblyomma americanum isolate KBUSLIRL-KWMA chromosome 1, ASM5285725v1, whole genome shotgun sequence window:
- the LOC144100768 gene encoding uncharacterized protein LOC144100768: MSQGYAHVNGKPCKVLRDSAATLDVVRPSYVTSEDFTGAVTWIKQVLEEHSVCLPMARVEISGPFGKLVTEAAVSKTVPLEYPYLFSNRSDRLLRERGQFFGEGKVQALTRSKTRQLAAQLTQDMGQGEAEIGAEPEIKKPNLVAEQGVEVVARSGDIDAAAAPSEPQEIEPVGASILAPSSRSIERLLEIDRDMLKAEQKNDPSLRRLHATAEKGIARRNITILEKGGLLYRHYRDRKGKPCDQLVIPEKYRADLLRLCHGNSWSGHLGMKKTKERLLMEYYWPGCFKDVERYVKSCDACQRVGKPENKMEVQWEGPVEIQHRLSAINYVLKKIGKRNEVTIYHLQL; this comes from the exons atgtaaatggcaagccttgtaaggtgctcagggacagtgcggctacgCTGGATGTAGTGCGcccatcctatgttacgtctgaggatttcacgggagcagtaacgtggattaaacaggtgttggaggagcacagtgtttgcttacctatggcaagggttgaaatttcaggtccgtttggaaaactggtgacggaggcagccgtctcgaaaacagttccgctggaatatccttatctgttctcaaaccggtctgaccggctgttgcgtgagcgagggcagttctttggagaaggaaaagtgcaggcactaacgcgctctaaaacccgccagcttgccgctcagttaacacaggacatgggacagggagaagcagaaatcggagcagaacctgaaattaagaagccaaacctagtggctgaacaaggggtcgaggttgtcgctagatcaggcgacatcgatgcagctgcggcgccaagcgaaccgcaggaaatagagcccgTCGGAGCGTCAATATTGGCCCCGTCTTCGCGCAGTATTGAGCGGCTATTGGAAATAGACAGGGATATGCTGAAAGCAGAGCAAAAGAATgaccctagtttgaggcgcctgcatgctaccgcggaaaagggcatagcgaggcgtaacatcacgatactcgaaaaaggcggactgctgtacaggcactacagagatcgcaaaggcaagcCGTGTGATCAGCTGGTGATTCCGGAAAAATATCGGGCGGACCTTCTGAGattgtgtcatgggaacagctggtcgggacacttggggatgaagaaaacgaaagagcgacttttaatggagtactactggccagggtgcttcaaagacgtggagcggtacgtgaagtcgtgtgacgcatgtcaacgagtcgggaaaccagaaaacaaaatggaagtgcagtgggagggTCCGGTGGAAATTCAGCACAGGCTGTCAGCAATaaactacgtcctgaaaaaaatcggcaagagaaatgaggttaccatctACCACT TACAGCTGTGA